The following proteins come from a genomic window of Aquimarina sp. MAR_2010_214:
- a CDS encoding ABC transporter ATP-binding protein produces MLRAINLSKNYNGKKALNNVSFQVEQGSIFCLLGQNGAGKTTTINLFLGFIKPDSGQILIDNEEIESNATSIKKKTAYIPETVQLYGNLSGIENLDFFSRLAGYKYSQEKLREFLAKAGLQEEAYLQRLSTYSKGMRQKVGIAIAVAKNADVIFMDEPTSGLDPKATAEFTTTCKELIKEGKTIFMATHDIFNAVHVGTTIGIMKEGSLVQQIKTDGIDANQLKELYLETI; encoded by the coding sequence ATGCTCAGAGCAATAAATCTTTCAAAAAACTACAATGGAAAAAAAGCATTAAACAATGTTTCTTTTCAAGTAGAACAAGGTTCTATATTCTGTCTCCTTGGTCAAAACGGAGCTGGAAAGACCACAACGATCAACTTATTTCTTGGTTTTATAAAACCCGATAGCGGGCAAATCTTAATCGATAATGAAGAAATAGAATCCAATGCTACTTCTATAAAGAAAAAAACAGCTTATATCCCAGAAACTGTCCAACTGTACGGAAACTTATCAGGAATAGAAAACTTAGATTTTTTCAGTCGTTTGGCTGGGTATAAATATTCTCAAGAAAAATTACGAGAATTCTTGGCTAAAGCTGGACTACAAGAAGAAGCATATCTCCAACGTCTATCTACTTATTCTAAAGGAATGCGTCAAAAGGTAGGTATTGCAATTGCAGTTGCAAAAAATGCTGATGTTATTTTTATGGATGAACCAACATCAGGTCTTGATCCCAAAGCAACAGCCGAATTCACTACAACTTGCAAAGAACTTATTAAAGAAGGTAAAACCATATTTATGGCGACTCATGATATATTCAACGCAGTACATGTAGGTACCACTATCGGAATCATGAAAGAAGGCTCCTTGGTTCAACAGATTAAAACAGATGGTATAGACGCCAACCAGTTAAAAGAATTGTATTTAGAAACTATATAA